From a region of the Mucilaginibacter auburnensis genome:
- a CDS encoding PepSY-associated TM helix domain-containing protein, with translation MLSTTPRASSGSKKSVFRKMSEWLHLWLGLFSGIIVFVVCLTGGIWVFRYEVWHFTEPYQRVEVQQKNYLQPSELVERSRRYLASKGENPDTLASLTLGKAGKSAFCIFDLGGESHAYIYLNPYTGQILHDKREASPAEAFFIFVRAGHRFFWLPQKIGSPVVGSACIIFIITLLTGLIWWFPLKWTKKTRDKSFKIKWNANWKRVNIDLHNVVGFYALLFIMTLTISGVVFTFDWFENGLYRSLTFRGLPETKQANPFSDTTLATQSRKFVKVEDKIINQLVAEHPNFGRIQLVMPGKKEQPYQATVFSGDGTIIYDRDVRYYDQYTLKSLPPTNPILTPYAQASAGEKLFRMNFDIHTGQILGLPTKIIAFFACIIGASLPITGFIIWYNRKWGKKKTAKRKKRLAKPNLQTV, from the coding sequence ATGTTAAGTACAACTCCGCGCGCATCATCAGGTAGTAAAAAGTCGGTATTTCGGAAGATGTCCGAGTGGCTGCATCTTTGGCTGGGCCTTTTTTCGGGTATTATTGTATTTGTGGTTTGCCTAACAGGAGGCATCTGGGTGTTCAGGTATGAGGTTTGGCATTTTACCGAGCCCTATCAGCGTGTTGAAGTGCAACAAAAAAACTATCTGCAACCTTCAGAACTGGTGGAACGCTCGCGCAGGTATTTGGCCTCAAAAGGTGAAAACCCCGATACGCTTGCTTCCCTTACCTTAGGTAAAGCGGGTAAATCGGCATTTTGCATTTTTGATCTGGGCGGGGAGAGCCACGCTTACATTTACCTTAACCCATACACCGGCCAGATCCTGCACGACAAACGCGAGGCATCACCCGCCGAGGCCTTCTTTATTTTTGTGAGGGCCGGGCACCGCTTCTTTTGGCTGCCGCAAAAAATTGGTAGTCCGGTGGTGGGTTCGGCGTGTATAATATTTATTATAACGCTACTAACCGGACTAATATGGTGGTTCCCTTTAAAATGGACGAAGAAGACACGTGATAAAAGCTTTAAGATTAAATGGAACGCCAACTGGAAACGCGTCAACATTGATCTCCACAACGTAGTTGGCTTTTATGCCCTGCTGTTTATTATGACGCTAACCATATCCGGAGTTGTTTTTACATTTGATTGGTTCGAGAATGGCTTATACCGCAGTTTGACGTTCAGAGGTCTGCCCGAAACGAAGCAAGCCAACCCATTTTCTGATACCACATTGGCTACGCAAAGCAGAAAGTTTGTTAAGGTAGAGGATAAGATAATTAACCAACTGGTAGCAGAGCACCCCAACTTTGGCCGTATTCAGCTGGTTATGCCCGGAAAAAAAGAACAACCTTATCAGGCAACAGTTTTCTCGGGCGATGGTACTATTATTTATGACCGCGATGTGAGGTATTACGATCAGTACACTTTGAAATCTTTACCCCCAACCAATCCGATACTTACGCCTTATGCGCAGGCTTCAGCAGGAGAGAAGCTGTTCCGCATGAATTTTGATATACATACAGGCCAGATACTTGGCCTGCCCACCAAGATCATTGCTTTTTTTGCTTGTATAATAGGTGCCAGCTTACCCATAACAGGTTTTATTATTTGGTACAACCGCAAATGGGGGAAAAAGAAAACCGCCAAACGTAAAAAGCGGTTGGCCAAACCCAACTTACAAACTGTTTAA
- a CDS encoding glycoside hydrolase family 130 protein, with protein MTDIARRFPQNPLLKPADLPPSEEGLHIICLLNPGVFRFEGKTWLIVRVAENAVQKEGSIFFPVLNEMGKTEIIELPAEHPELITTDPRVIRYMGLDYLTTLSHLRLLCSDDGINFYEPKGPNALFGIGKLEAFGIEDCRVSKIDDTFYLTFTSVSGNGVGVGMRTTKNWRIFERHGMILPPHNKDCAIFEERINGKYYCLHRPSSVDIGGNFIWIAESPDGVHWGNHQCIIKTRKDSWDSTRVGAGAAPIKTDKGWLEIYHGANKQHQYCLGAFLLDLNDPTKVIAHAKDPIMIPTEPYELSGFFGNVVFTNGHVVDGDTITIYYGASDEFVCGATFSIQEILAKLGV; from the coding sequence ATGACAGATATTGCCCGCCGCTTTCCGCAAAACCCTTTGTTAAAACCTGCCGACCTGCCGCCAAGCGAGGAGGGCCTGCATATTATATGCCTGCTTAACCCGGGAGTGTTTAGGTTTGAGGGCAAGACATGGCTAATTGTTCGCGTGGCCGAGAACGCGGTGCAAAAGGAAGGCTCTATCTTTTTCCCTGTTTTGAATGAAATGGGTAAGACTGAAATTATTGAACTCCCTGCTGAGCATCCCGAACTCATCACTACCGACCCGCGCGTGATCCGTTACATGGGGTTGGATTATCTCACTACCCTATCGCACCTGCGTTTGCTGTGCAGCGATGATGGCATTAACTTTTACGAACCTAAAGGACCTAACGCTCTTTTCGGCATTGGTAAGCTGGAGGCATTTGGTATTGAGGATTGCCGCGTTAGCAAAATTGACGATACATTTTACCTCACCTTCACCTCCGTATCCGGCAATGGTGTGGGTGTGGGTATGCGCACCACCAAAAACTGGCGCATATTTGAACGCCATGGCATGATACTGCCACCCCATAATAAAGATTGCGCCATTTTTGAAGAACGCATAAACGGCAAGTATTACTGCCTGCACCGGCCAAGCAGCGTTGATATTGGCGGCAATTTTATATGGATTGCCGAATCGCCGGATGGTGTGCACTGGGGTAACCACCAATGTATTATTAAAACCCGCAAAGACAGTTGGGACAGCACCCGCGTAGGTGCCGGTGCCGCTCCTATCAAAACTGATAAGGGCTGGCTGGAAATTTACCACGGTGCCAACAAGCAGCACCAGTATTGCTTAGGCGCGTTTTTGTTGGACCTCAATGATCCCACTAAAGTTATAGCCCATGCCAAAGATCCTATTATGATACCTACCGAACCGTACGAGTTGAGCGGATTTTTCGGTAATGTGGTATTTACCAACGGTCACGTGGTTGATGGCGACACTATTACTATATACTATGGCGCATCTGACGAGTTTGTGTGCGGGGCCACTTTTTCTATACAGGAGATTTTGGCTAAGCTGGGGGTTTGA
- a CDS encoding methyltransferase RsmF C-terminal domain-like protein yields MKNAHFPVNFLESLQNEPGFNPTNFVEAHQNIAAPTSIRLNPFKKTGVKLDERVPWCAEGYYLNERPSFTFDPLFHAGAYYVQEASSMFIDTIYRYIKQPEPVKVLDLCAAPGGKSTLLSSVLATNDLLVANEIIKTRVPILADNLTRWGTSNTIVTNNDPKDFERLPGFFDIILVDAPCSGSGMFRKDPDAMTEWSEANVNLCHQRQERILADVYPALKEDGYLIYSTCSYSHQENEDILDWLCTQFNMESIRIPINKEWVVVETQSAAKQAWGYRFYPGQVQGEGLFAACLRKKESAEDPASFKNNNNQKVDKHELELVRNYITEPENFYFFKVSDDWLAINNSHKESLSLISHRLYIKKSGVRIGKVAGRDVIPDHELALSTIINKEAVLQTELEKDQAIQYLRRDNISINTNNKGWSLMTFDGLPLGWAKLLPNRVNNYYPKELRILAAAPQTKIV; encoded by the coding sequence ATGAAAAACGCGCATTTCCCTGTAAATTTCCTTGAATCGCTGCAAAATGAGCCGGGTTTTAACCCAACAAATTTTGTTGAAGCACATCAAAATATAGCTGCACCAACCAGTATAAGGCTTAATCCTTTTAAAAAAACAGGGGTGAAACTTGATGAAAGGGTGCCCTGGTGCGCCGAAGGGTACTATTTAAATGAGCGGCCATCCTTTACATTCGATCCGCTTTTTCATGCCGGAGCTTATTATGTACAGGAGGCATCATCTATGTTTATTGATACTATATATAGGTATATAAAACAACCGGAGCCGGTAAAGGTGCTTGACCTTTGCGCGGCACCCGGTGGTAAAAGCACTTTACTAAGCTCGGTACTCGCCACCAACGACTTGCTTGTAGCCAATGAAATTATCAAGACACGTGTGCCTATCCTTGCAGATAACCTTACCCGCTGGGGTACATCCAACACTATAGTTACCAATAACGACCCGAAAGACTTTGAACGCCTGCCCGGTTTTTTCGATATAATATTGGTTGATGCACCCTGCTCGGGCTCGGGTATGTTCAGGAAAGACCCGGATGCCATGACCGAATGGAGCGAAGCCAATGTAAACCTTTGTCATCAACGGCAGGAACGCATATTGGCCGATGTTTACCCCGCCCTAAAAGAAGATGGCTACCTTATATATAGTACCTGTTCCTACTCGCACCAGGAAAATGAGGATATACTCGACTGGCTGTGTACGCAATTTAATATGGAAAGCATCCGCATACCTATTAATAAGGAGTGGGTTGTGGTTGAAACCCAATCTGCAGCTAAGCAGGCCTGGGGTTATCGCTTCTATCCGGGACAGGTGCAGGGCGAAGGTTTGTTTGCGGCCTGTCTGCGTAAAAAGGAAAGTGCCGAAGATCCGGCATCCTTTAAAAACAACAATAACCAAAAGGTGGATAAACACGAGCTGGAACTGGTTCGTAACTATATAACGGAACCTGAGAACTTTTACTTTTTTAAAGTTAGCGATGACTGGCTGGCTATTAATAATAGCCACAAGGAAAGCTTGAGCCTGATATCGCATCGTTTATACATCAAAAAATCGGGCGTACGCATTGGTAAGGTAGCCGGGCGAGATGTGATACCCGACCACGAGCTGGCCCTAAGCACTATTATTAATAAAGAGGCTGTGTTGCAAACCGAACTGGAAAAAGACCAAGCTATACAATACCTGCGCCGCGACAACATCAGCATTAACACTAATAATAAGGGGTGGAGTTTAATGACATTTGACGGTTTACCGTTGGGTTGGGCCAAACTGCTGCCTAACCGCGTCAATAATTATTATCCGAAAGAGTTGAGGATATTGGCCGCTGCTCCGCAAACTAAAATTGTCTGA
- a CDS encoding PepSY-associated TM helix domain-containing protein encodes MAKKRNFKYWVGRLHLWFGLASGLIVCFLGITGCILAFEREISDATQPYRFVQVENKALLPPSVLKNVANKALPNKHNPHSISYQPGKATQAVYYNADPEYYWIVYLNPYSGEVLKVKDMDADFFRIVTMGHYYLWLPPAIGQPIVASATLVFVLMLVSGLILWWPRSKAAAKQRFTLKLNAKWRRVNYDLHNVLGFYMAWVIIFIAFTGLVWGFQWFAQSVYWVSSGGKQQVAFYEPKSDTTKITKHNNVDKIWYKMRAQLPGFIGSIDVHIPENSKASIEVAINPDTYTYWKTDYLYFDQYTLTEIPVKHIYGKLNKAGAADKLTRMNYDIHVGAIAGLPGKVIAFFASLLAASMPVTGFVIWWGRGKKKHDKATRTPSTDTKRMVLAN; translated from the coding sequence ATGGCAAAGAAGCGAAATTTTAAATATTGGGTTGGACGTTTACATTTATGGTTCGGTTTGGCAAGCGGACTTATTGTTTGCTTTTTAGGGATAACCGGCTGTATTTTAGCTTTCGAGCGTGAGATCAGCGATGCAACCCAACCTTACCGCTTTGTTCAGGTGGAAAATAAGGCGTTGCTTCCACCATCCGTATTAAAGAATGTTGCTAATAAAGCGCTCCCTAACAAACACAACCCTCACAGTATATCCTACCAACCTGGAAAAGCTACACAAGCTGTTTATTATAATGCCGATCCGGAATACTACTGGATTGTATATTTAAACCCCTATAGCGGTGAGGTTTTAAAAGTGAAGGACATGGATGCCGACTTTTTTAGAATTGTAACCATGGGCCATTACTACCTGTGGCTACCTCCAGCAATTGGTCAGCCAATTGTAGCGTCCGCAACTCTTGTTTTTGTACTGATGCTGGTAAGCGGGCTTATTTTGTGGTGGCCACGCAGTAAAGCAGCAGCTAAGCAACGCTTCACCTTAAAACTAAACGCTAAATGGCGCCGGGTAAATTACGATTTGCATAACGTACTCGGTTTTTATATGGCTTGGGTTATCATCTTTATTGCCTTTACCGGACTGGTATGGGGTTTTCAATGGTTTGCTCAATCTGTATATTGGGTGAGCTCAGGAGGCAAGCAACAAGTCGCGTTTTATGAACCTAAATCAGATACAACCAAAATAACCAAACATAATAATGTAGATAAAATATGGTACAAAATGCGGGCGCAATTGCCGGGCTTTATCGGCAGCATAGATGTTCATATACCTGAGAATAGCAAAGCATCTATTGAGGTGGCTATAAACCCTGACACTTATACTTATTGGAAAACTGATTATCTTTATTTTGACCAATATACTTTAACGGAAATACCTGTCAAACACATCTATGGTAAATTAAACAAAGCCGGCGCAGCCGATAAGTTGACGCGTATGAATTATGATATACATGTTGGTGCCATTGCAGGCCTGCCAGGAAAGGTAATTGCATTTTTTGCCAGTTTATTAGCTGCAAGTATGCCAGTAACCGGTTTCGTTATATGGTGGGGAAGAGGGAAGAAAAAGCACGATAAAGCTACCCGTACACCTTCAACCGATACTAAAAGGATGGTATTAGCAAACTAA
- a CDS encoding metallophosphoesterase family protein: protein MIKKSVCLGLIYLLTVCCYFKGFSQQKTPVLAFASDTQEPQWVEKLFLKADHNLEATQALFKDVSERKPSALFIMGDVVSSGKKEKAWKNMDKYIGQSVKDSIPVYATLGNHDVMFNAKQGMLKFKKRFPDYEPTGFSVVIDSVAVLLLNSNFSAMSSADTAKQNEWYKAKLKKLDTDPSIKMIIVGCHHSPYTNSRVVKPSLSVQQNFVAPFITSRKCILFISGHSHNYEQFKMQGKNFVVIGGGGGLHQGVKENNDVMNDVAAGYKPLFHYLEVRRDGTQLNVLSRQMTKDFSAFTDGTTFRVKL, encoded by the coding sequence ATGATTAAAAAAAGTGTCTGTTTAGGTTTAATATATTTACTGACAGTTTGTTGCTACTTTAAAGGATTTTCACAGCAAAAAACTCCTGTCTTAGCATTTGCAAGCGATACTCAGGAGCCGCAATGGGTTGAAAAATTATTCCTTAAAGCCGATCATAATCTGGAGGCTACGCAGGCGCTGTTTAAAGATGTTAGCGAACGTAAGCCCTCGGCCTTATTTATTATGGGAGACGTGGTTTCATCTGGTAAGAAAGAAAAAGCCTGGAAAAACATGGATAAGTACATTGGTCAGTCTGTTAAAGATTCGATACCTGTATATGCTACGTTGGGTAACCATGATGTTATGTTCAACGCTAAACAAGGGATGCTCAAGTTTAAAAAAAGGTTTCCCGACTATGAGCCAACCGGGTTTTCTGTGGTTATTGATTCGGTTGCGGTATTGCTACTCAACTCAAATTTTAGCGCCATGAGTAGCGCCGATACAGCTAAACAAAACGAGTGGTACAAAGCCAAACTGAAAAAATTAGATACCGACCCATCTATAAAAATGATAATTGTGGGGTGCCATCATTCACCGTATACCAATAGTAGGGTTGTGAAGCCATCGCTGTCTGTTCAACAAAATTTTGTAGCGCCATTTATAACATCCCGTAAATGCATCCTGTTTATATCCGGACATTCCCATAATTACGAGCAATTTAAGATGCAGGGAAAAAACTTTGTGGTAATTGGCGGCGGAGGCGGACTTCATCAAGGTGTGAAAGAAAACAACGATGTAATGAACGATGTAGCCGCTGGGTATAAACCGCTATTTCACTATCTGGAGGTTAGGCGTGACGGAACTCAACTAAATGTGCTTTCAAGACAGATGACTAAAGATTTTTCAGCATTTACAGATGGAACGACGTTCCGGGTTAAATTGTAA
- the priA gene encoding replication restart helicase PriA has protein sequence MLEFAEAAHHGRKTFFVEVILPLAIAKNYTYRVPFEMNGAVEVGKRVVVQFGKSKLYTAIIDKITETPPEKYEAKYILEVLDDRPVVTQTQLQFWKWMAEYYMCNDGEVMNAALPTALKLASETKITLNREFLADKSGLNDREFLIVEALDLQPELTVSDIAKLLGQKTVMPILKLLFEKSIINISEEVSERYKPRMRTFLTLNPVYQNQDQLKELFGLLEKRAPKQADAVLAYMKLSRHQKAVSKNELIEESGAGSSSINSLIEKEVFIAKEKNVSRLHIEDEGLFDIFELSAQQQEALNSIRQQFEQKDVVLLHGVTSSGKTQVYIRLMEEALAAGKQVLYLLPEIALTTHVIERLRQYFGTSIGVYHSRFNDNERVEVWQKVLNGEYRVVLGARSAVFLPFQELGLIIIDEEHEVSYKQFDPAPRYNARDAAIFLANKHNGKVLLGSATPAFETYYNARSHKYGLAEMTERFGGTELPLIEVISIAEETKKKTIQSHFTSVLMLDVQQALANKEQVILFQNRRGYAPLLLCKVCAYTPKCINCDVSLTFHKHSGKLHCHYCGYKEDSPTICPACGSTHLEYKGFGTEKIEDELSLLLPSARIARMDLDTTRSRNSLQTILNDLEEKKIDVLVGTQMVAKGLDFADVTVIGIINADSMLKFPDYRANERSFQLLAQVSGRAGRRGKQGKVVIQTYDVNHRVIKQVIENNYRDLYFTEMEERKNFSYPPFFRVINLDIKHKDPEILYNQAAYLAAELRKHFGERVIGPETPLVSRIRNYYIKSIMLKFEKDGVSVNKVKTTIRDVITQFQTTKLSKGSIIQPDVDPY, from the coding sequence ATGCTTGAATTTGCCGAAGCTGCACACCATGGCCGTAAAACCTTTTTTGTTGAGGTAATACTACCTTTGGCTATTGCCAAAAATTACACCTACCGTGTGCCGTTTGAAATGAACGGAGCGGTTGAGGTAGGTAAGCGTGTTGTAGTACAGTTTGGTAAAAGCAAGTTATACACGGCTATTATTGATAAAATAACCGAAACCCCTCCCGAAAAATACGAAGCCAAATACATACTTGAAGTTTTAGATGACCGGCCGGTTGTTACCCAAACCCAGCTTCAGTTTTGGAAATGGATGGCAGAGTATTACATGTGTAATGATGGCGAAGTAATGAATGCGGCGCTTCCCACAGCACTAAAGCTGGCCAGCGAAACCAAAATAACACTTAACCGCGAATTCCTGGCTGATAAGTCGGGGTTAAACGACAGGGAGTTTTTAATAGTTGAGGCGCTCGATCTGCAACCCGAGCTTACTGTTAGCGACATTGCTAAACTACTGGGGCAAAAAACGGTAATGCCGATATTGAAATTACTGTTTGAAAAAAGCATCATCAATATATCTGAAGAGGTAAGCGAGCGTTATAAGCCACGCATGCGCACTTTTTTAACGCTCAATCCCGTATATCAAAATCAGGATCAGTTAAAAGAATTGTTTGGCTTACTGGAAAAGCGGGCACCTAAACAGGCTGATGCGGTGTTGGCCTACATGAAACTTTCCCGCCATCAAAAAGCTGTTTCAAAAAACGAACTGATTGAAGAGAGTGGTGCAGGTTCGTCCAGTATTAATTCATTAATTGAAAAGGAAGTTTTTATTGCTAAGGAGAAAAATGTAAGCAGGCTACATATTGAAGACGAAGGCCTGTTTGACATTTTTGAATTAAGTGCGCAACAGCAGGAAGCGCTTAACAGCATCAGGCAACAATTTGAACAAAAGGATGTAGTGTTACTGCACGGTGTTACCTCCTCCGGCAAAACGCAGGTTTACATCCGCTTAATGGAAGAAGCGTTAGCCGCAGGTAAGCAGGTGCTATACCTGTTGCCCGAAATTGCTTTAACCACACACGTTATTGAGCGGCTTCGTCAGTACTTTGGCACAAGCATAGGTGTATACCACTCGCGCTTTAATGACAATGAACGGGTTGAAGTTTGGCAAAAAGTTCTCAATGGAGAATATCGCGTGGTTTTAGGGGCGAGATCAGCAGTCTTCCTGCCTTTTCAGGAGTTAGGCCTTATCATAATTGATGAGGAGCATGAAGTATCTTATAAGCAGTTTGATCCGGCACCACGCTATAATGCCCGGGATGCCGCCATTTTTTTGGCTAACAAACATAACGGCAAGGTTTTATTAGGGTCTGCCACCCCTGCATTCGAGACTTATTATAATGCGCGTTCGCATAAGTATGGTCTCGCAGAAATGACAGAACGGTTTGGCGGTACTGAGCTGCCGTTAATTGAAGTGATAAGCATTGCTGAAGAAACCAAAAAGAAAACCATACAATCGCATTTCACCAGTGTTTTAATGCTGGACGTTCAGCAAGCCCTGGCCAATAAAGAGCAGGTGATACTATTTCAAAACAGGCGTGGATATGCCCCGCTGTTGCTTTGTAAGGTTTGCGCCTATACCCCAAAATGCATTAATTGCGATGTAAGCCTTACGTTCCATAAACATAGTGGCAAACTGCATTGCCATTACTGCGGGTACAAAGAAGATAGTCCGACAATTTGCCCGGCATGCGGTTCAACACATTTGGAATATAAAGGCTTTGGCACCGAAAAGATAGAGGATGAATTATCCCTGCTCCTGCCATCTGCGCGCATTGCACGGATGGACCTGGATACTACGCGTTCGCGTAACTCACTGCAAACCATACTTAATGATCTGGAAGAAAAAAAGATAGATGTTTTGGTGGGTACCCAAATGGTGGCTAAGGGGCTGGATTTTGCAGATGTTACCGTTATTGGCATTATCAATGCCGACAGCATGCTCAAATTCCCTGATTATCGCGCTAATGAACGAAGCTTTCAACTATTGGCGCAGGTAAGCGGCAGGGCCGGCCGCAGGGGCAAACAGGGAAAGGTGGTTATTCAAACCTATGATGTAAACCATCGCGTTATAAAACAGGTAATAGAAAATAACTATCGTGATCTTTATTTCACCGAAATGGAGGAGAGAAAAAATTTCAGTTACCCGCCTTTTTTTAGGGTGATTAACCTCGACATTAAACATAAAGACCCCGAGATACTTTACAACCAGGCCGCCTACTTAGCAGCAGAATTGCGTAAGCACTTTGGTGAACGCGTGATAGGCCCTGAAACGCCTTTAGTAAGTCGTATACGCAATTACTACATCAAATCTATTATGCTGAAGTTTGAAAAGGATGGTGTTTCAGTTAATAAAGTAAAAACCACAATTCGCGATGTTATAACGCAATTTCAAACCACCAAGCTCAGTAAAGGCAGTATCATTCAGCCCGATGTAGATCCGTATTAG
- a CDS encoding DUF423 domain-containing protein, with the protein MDKQIVITASIFGMVAVMAGAFGAHALKAILAAEQLQTWQTAVQYQFYHVFALLFLAVLGQQNNGYASAAFYLFTFGIIFFSGSLYVLSLRYALNWNWAKVLGPITPIGGLLFIAGWVMLLMAALKQK; encoded by the coding sequence ATGGATAAGCAAATAGTTATAACCGCATCAATATTTGGCATGGTGGCCGTTATGGCCGGGGCCTTTGGTGCACACGCCTTAAAAGCCATATTAGCTGCAGAGCAATTACAAACGTGGCAAACTGCTGTACAATATCAGTTTTATCACGTTTTCGCGTTATTATTTCTGGCTGTATTAGGGCAGCAAAATAATGGCTACGCGTCGGCTGCATTCTATTTGTTTACATTTGGTATTATATTCTTCTCCGGGTCATTATACGTACTTTCTTTGCGCTACGCGCTCAACTGGAACTGGGCCAAAGTATTAGGTCCTATTACTCCAATAGGCGGATTGTTATTTATAGCCGGATGGGTAATGCTGTTAATGGCCGCTTTAAAGCAAAAATAA
- a CDS encoding DUF5723 family protein, whose amino-acid sequence MKKVVLVSCFLLLTVKLFAQQFSQYNTGTLYDSFENPSQRSFIPDSSRFIASNFFIPNLTGNFYVTGNAQDAVIDRFFSGYYNTKALQIGQGKYSNIRSSSNAYLAMLKIFTSLNGNQEIGFSISSRAEAMGYVTDESLALFAGPNDFNKSFYANVLNDNYSYQVYHQFSFSYREQINPRFALGIKLSALLGLAYSDVRINQSQLTLDQPNDAAIIALSGTGKISEQIKKFTFKNPGAAITIGTGLTTRDGYRLQFNLKDLGIIRWGGDSYIANFVSGDTINNFSKKEREQNIINAVSSITSGNKTPGPFYSHTNAIFETSINRTYWLDYDKKFRIAPTLIASKELFYDHVTAAAVVPFSYNNITVTGTASYNTLGLFNWGGQLMYKTPNFELFAGTERLYQSAKAVRTALRNNGAQQEQVVRNTGAYSGADVFFGISFKFGNVIEHPMNASWIPNGEDGGFFSRIWHKVFKGKQGTY is encoded by the coding sequence ATGAAGAAAGTAGTACTTGTAAGTTGTTTCCTATTATTGACTGTTAAACTATTTGCTCAGCAATTTTCTCAATACAATACCGGAACGCTGTACGATTCGTTTGAAAACCCATCCCAGCGGTCTTTTATTCCCGATTCAAGCAGGTTCATAGCCTCCAATTTTTTCATTCCTAATTTAACGGGTAATTTTTATGTAACGGGTAATGCTCAAGATGCTGTTATAGACCGGTTCTTCTCGGGTTACTATAATACGAAGGCTTTACAGATTGGGCAGGGTAAATACAGCAACATACGCAGCAGTTCAAACGCTTACCTGGCAATGCTTAAAATATTTACCAGTCTTAACGGCAACCAGGAAATAGGCTTCTCCATAAGTAGCAGGGCCGAAGCTATGGGTTACGTTACAGATGAATCATTAGCTTTATTTGCTGGGCCTAATGATTTTAATAAGTCTTTCTACGCTAATGTACTTAATGACAATTACTCTTATCAGGTATATCATCAGTTCTCTTTTAGTTACCGCGAGCAGATCAATCCGCGTTTTGCATTAGGTATAAAATTGAGCGCGCTTTTGGGTTTAGCTTACAGTGATGTAAGGATCAATCAGTCGCAATTAACATTGGATCAACCTAATGATGCCGCTATTATTGCATTGAGTGGTACCGGTAAAATAAGCGAGCAGATCAAAAAGTTTACCTTTAAAAACCCGGGAGCTGCTATTACCATTGGAACAGGCTTAACAACCAGAGATGGCTACCGGTTGCAATTCAACTTAAAAGATCTGGGTATCATCAGGTGGGGAGGCGACTCATACATTGCAAATTTTGTAAGTGGTGATACCATTAACAATTTCAGTAAGAAAGAGCGCGAACAAAATATTATCAATGCAGTTTCGTCCATAACATCAGGCAACAAAACTCCAGGCCCTTTTTACAGCCACACCAATGCTATTTTTGAGACAAGCATAAACAGGACTTATTGGCTGGATTACGACAAAAAATTCAGAATAGCGCCAACGCTTATCGCCTCAAAGGAGTTGTTTTATGACCATGTAACAGCTGCGGCAGTAGTTCCGTTCAGTTATAACAATATTACTGTTACCGGTACCGCATCTTACAATACCCTGGGGTTGTTTAATTGGGGCGGCCAGCTTATGTATAAAACTCCCAATTTTGAGCTTTTTGCAGGAACAGAGCGTTTGTACCAGAGCGCAAAAGCTGTAAGAACAGCGCTAAGAAACAATGGTGCTCAACAGGAGCAGGTTGTGCGCAACACTGGTGCCTACAGCGGAGCAGATGTATTTTTTGGCATTTCTTTTAAATTTGGAAACGTAATTGAACACCCAATGAATGCCAGTTGGATACCTAATGGTGAAGATGGTGGTTTCTTCAGCCGGATATGGCATAAAGTATTTAAAGGGAAACAAGGAACCTATTAA